Genomic window (Acidobacteriota bacterium):
CGCAGTGCGAGGTCGGCCAATCCGCTCTCACCTTTCGAAATGTCAAGCTTTTCGCCGCGCTTGAGGATCTTGAAGACGAGTTGGTTTCCCTCCTCGCCGTATTTGCCCATCAGCGTTTCGAGGTTCTCGACGGACGGCGTTTCGAGCGGCTCAAAGCCGTAGGATTCGTAAACTTGCTTGATGACGCCGATGACGTAGTTGCGTTTCCGCACGTCCGCCGGCAGGAAATCGCGCATTCCGCGCGCCGGTTGGGTCTTGCTCATAGGTTACAAAATTAGCACACGGGGACGGCGACCGCTACATTGAACGAAACGTGTAGCCGATCCAAAACAGGTTATTGTCAAAACCCGGATTCTCATCACCGCGGTAGCCATTTGAAATATGAAAGTACGAATATCCGACCGAGATCGCCCTCCCCTTCTTGAGGCCGATCTCGATACCGCCGCCGAAACTCGCCGTAAACTCAAAGCGCGTTCCGACATAGTTCGGCGTTCGTTTGTTGACATACATAAAGCCGGCGCTTGCTCTGGCGAATGGGCGGATCGCTTTCCGCGGTCTCAAGTTCAGCTGTATGCCGAACGGCTGGATGCCAATGGCGGTGCGAAGCGGCCGCGTATCGCGCTTCTTTGCAGGCGCGCTCAGGTCGGCCTCACTGTCCGGATAGCTGAGAAACGCGACCGGAAAGACATCGGCGGTGTATTTGAGATTCAGGTACCGGCTGTTGTTGAACCGGCGCGAGTACCTGAATCCGATTACGGCGAAGCGCACATCGGGAGTTTTTCCCGCAAACAGGAATCCGTTGGTCGAATCGGGCGAAACACCGCCCCAGACAGTGAACTCGTTCTTTCCCCTTTCACTTCGTTCCTGAGAAAGCACCGTGCCTGCAAGCAACGCGAGTATGAAAAACAAAAACTGGATGCGTCTCATGATCGTCGCACCTCCGTGGCCGTCGCTTGAAACGGACTTTTAAGAGATTTCCCGGTAGACTGTGCATAGTTTCTGATAATTGACGCAATTTTCGGACATCTTCTCCAACTCTTCTTCAGAAACCTGCCGCTTTACGCGCGCCGGACTCCCGACGACGAATGAACGCTCGGGAATTACCGTATTTGGGGTCACCAGACTTCCCGCGGCGATCAGCGAGTTGCGGCCGATGCGCGCGCCGTCAAGTACGATCGCGCCGATACCGATCAGGCAACCGGATTCGATATGGCAACCGTGGATGGTCGCTGCGTGCCCGACCGTGACATCACTTTCGATGATCGTCGGAAACTTCGGGCCCCGCGAAACGTGAATGACCGTCCCGTCCTGTATATTCGTACCGTCGCCGATCCGTATGAAGTTGACGTCGCCGCGCAGGACGCAGTTATACCAGATGCTCGCGTTCGCGCCGATCTCGACATCGCCGATGATCACCGCGTTTTCGGCGATAAATGCCGACGCGTCGATCTTCGGATTCAACTTCTTAAACGATCTGATCATTTGCCGTAAACATCCGGAATTTCCTATGTCGATTATATGCCATTAATGCAGGCGTTTGAAATAGACCGTCCCAAACGTGTAATCTAATTTTCAATGAGTTATCAACCGAAAATACTGGCGTTTGCCGGAGCGCTTCGAAGGGATTCGACGAACAAAAAGGCAGTCCTGACCGCCGTCGAAGGCGCGCGCAGGGCCGGGGCGGAAGTGACCTATATCGATTTCCGCGAGTTTCCGGTGCCGCTTTACGATGGCGACCTCGAAACGGCGGAGGGTCTGCCCGAGAACGTGATCCGGCTCCAGGAACTGATGCTCGCGCACGACGGATTTCTGATCTCGTCGCCGGAATACAACAGCGGCATCTCGGGAACGCTGAAGACCTACATTGACTGGACATCCCGACCGCACGGCGAACTGAAGGCAGGCGCCTGCTACGGCGGCAAAGCGGTCGCGCTGATGTCGGCGTCGCCGGGAGCGCTCGGCGGCATCCGCGCCTTGCCGAGCGTCCGTTCGATCCTCGGGACGATGGGCGTCCACGTTCTTCCGGAAGATTTCTGCGTCGGCAGATCGCACGAGGCGTTCGATGAGAATGGCCGGGCAAAAGACGATTTCGTCCGCGGCAAACTGGAAGGCCTCGGGCGAGATCTGACCGAGTTCCTGATCAAGCTTCACGGCTAACGTTGCGTTTTGAGTTCCCCGCTTGGAGTTCCGCTTGGAGTTCCGCTTGGAGTTCCGCTTGGAGTTCCGCTTGGAGTTCCGCCTTCAGGCGGCGACCGCGTTGACTCACGATGCGTGAATTTCAACTAAGGCCGCATGAAGGCGGAACTCCGAACTATCAGTGAATGTGGAAGACAACATTGAAACACCCGTGCCGACTCAATATACTCACATTATTGGAGGCCCAATGCCAGGAACTTGGACGATTCGAATCATTACGTTGGTTGCGGTCCTGACCTTTTTTGGGCCGACGGAGGCCCAAAGTCTGGCGCGTGGCGGGAGGCCCAAGCCGGCTGAAATCGAAGGATACGCGGACGCGTATTGCGTGACGCTTCCCACTAGTTTGCGTGTGTGCAAGGCACGTGAAACGAGTACCCGAGAATGGGAACCGCGATTTGTCATCGAGCGGTCCGGCAAGATCCTTCATACCACGGACGCGGTTCTCGCTGTCTACAGCTCGACCGAGGATTTTTTTGCCTACAGGGGCAATTTGGAAAAAAACGGGAAGAAGTACCTTGTCATTTCGGATCTGGAGAACGTAACCAATGGAATTGCCATTGCGACCAGCCGCGTTAGAGTATTCGAAGAGGTGCCGGGCCCGAAATTTGAAGAGAAGTTCTCGTTTCCAATCCATGAATTCGGTGAGAATGGGAACTTCATCTACGATCGCCGTGCGAATGAAACCTTCATTCTATTGACCTATTGGACCGACTTCGACACTCTCGACAAGAGTCGAGGAACCGGTCTTTACCTTGTTGGAAAGTGGTTTCGCTTTCGACGGGACCGGCTCGAGCCAGTCTATCGAAAGCCGACGTTGGCGCGGCGCTATCTGTTCGGCTTTCAGAAACTTCGAGGTCTAACTCGGCGCGATTCAGGCGTACCATATTCGTGGCTTAAGAGCCGTAACACTCATCGGTTCATTGTTCTTCCGGAGATTAAGCCCTCACCGGTTGAGACGGTAGCCGGGCGAATAACGCGATTTGACGATGTTGAATTCACAATCAAGTCCAATTCCGGAGAGGAACGCCGTTTCAAACTAAGCATCTTGAGTGATTTCGGCTATTTGCCAAAGAAATACATTTTTCCCGATATGTTCCGCGGCTACACCCCGAAACAGTTTTTTGGGGACCTGACCGGAAAACGAGTTAGGCTTGAGACTTATCCGGCCGTTTATGGTCGAAACGAGTCACGGCTTTGGTTCCTTGACCGATGACCGCCCGAAACAGTTGTTCGTAATGACTTCAACGTTGATTTCCGGAATTTCAACACCTCGCTCACTTTGTGCTAGTCTTTCAATTTGTCCGGAGAATTCGATTTGAAACCGTTTAAGATCAGAGATATCGCGATCAACCCGCCGCTTATCCTTTCACCGATGGCGGGAGTAACCGACTACACGTTCCGGCGGCTGATCAAGCGGCGCGGCGGCGTCGGGCTCGTCGTCTCGGAATTCATCTCGGTCGAAGGCTTGACGCGACACAATCCGAAGTCAAAACGGCAGATGCGGTTTGACGAAGAGGAGCGCCCGTACGCGGTTCAGATCTTCGGCGGCCAGCCGGAACGGATGCGGCTCGGCGCGGAGATGGCCGAAGAGGTCGGCGCCGACATTCTCGACGTCAATTGCGGTTGCCCCGCGCCGAAGGTCGTCAAACACGGCGGCGGTTCAGGTTTGCTTCGCGATCTGTCGCGCCTCGAAATCATTCTGAAAGAAATAAAACGATCGATCACGATCCCGCTGACGCTGAAGATGCGCGTCGGATACTCGGATTCGACGATCAACGCCGTCGAGGTCGCGAAAATGGCGGTCGATTGCGGTGTCGAGCATATTCAGGTGCACGGACGCACGAAGGAGCAAGGCTACAAAGGACTCGCCGACTGGGAACTGATCCGCGCGGTAAAAGATGCCGTGTCGGTTCCCGTCTCCGGCAATGGCGACATCACGACGATCGATTACGGAATGAAGAAATGGGACGAATCGGGCGTCGACGGTGTCCTGATCGGTCGCGGCGCGATGCAGAATCCCTGGATCTTTCGCCAGTTTGCGGATGTCATCGCCGGCCGCGAACCGTATCAGCCGGACCTCGCTGAAAAGAAGTTGGTGCTGCTCGAATTTTTCGAAATGCTGCGCGAGGAAATGCCCGAGATCGTGGCACTCGGCAAAATGAAGCAGTTGGCGGGACAGTTTACGAAAGGACTCGTCGGCGGCGCGCAGTTTCGGCAGACGCTCTATCATTCGCATTCGTCCGAGGAGATCCTCGACAACATCACGACCTATTTCGAAACGCTCCAGGCGCGTCAAACCTTCGGCGACGGCGTTACCGAAGCCGATCGCGATCTCGAGATACTTTCGTGCGAAACATTTGCCGGCGATTCGAGTCAGAGCGCGGCGAACGTTTAGAACATAGCCGGATCGCTTTCGCGCCGATCGATCGGTAACCGTTGAAAAATCAAATACTGCGTTGAAGAAACCGTTATGAAATTGAAGTTGATCATTGCCTCTGTCGCGATCATATTCGGGATGGTCTCGGCCGCCCACGCGCAGGTCAAGCCAAAGCCGGGACCGGTTTCGGGAACTCAGGTCAAAGCATCGGCCGCCTACTCGGAAGTTTTGCTTCACCGGGCCGAATTGACCGCCGAACTCGAATCGCTGCTGGTTGAATACACCGAAGACTATCCGAAAGTAAAAGCGCTGCGGACGGAATTGGGATTTCTGGGGAAGGAGATCGACCGTCTGTTCGCGGTTCCGCCCGCCGAAGTCGGAAAACTATCGACCGCACTTGGAAAACTTATGATCCGAAAGGTCCAATCCCAAACTGAACTTTGGAATTTGCAGCAAACCTACAAGGACGACCATCCGGACGTCAAGACGGCGCAAAAAAAGATCGAGGTTTTCGAATCCGCGATCAAGGAGATCCTGGGTCAAAGCTAACGTAACTTTTTCGCTATTTGAGCTGAACGACAACCCTGACACCGTTTCGGGTCACCGTGATGGTCTTTCCCTGCGCGGATCTCTCGAAAACCGTCGCCGCACCGACCGTTCGGTCATCGATCGCCTCGATGACGTCGCCAACGGCGATCCGAGATCGATCAGCGAGGCTGTTCGCGCGGACCGCCTTAACGATCCATTTGCCGTTTTCGACATTCGCACCGATCCCGAGATCGATGAGAACACCTTCGATCGGGATCGAAGATCGCGGCATCGTATTCTTCTCGGGCGAGGTGTTCACGGTCGTCGGCGGCGCTTTCGTTTTGCCCTGACGGATCGCGAAATCAACCGATCCTCGCCCATCCGTAACCGCACGCGTTTTCTTTTTTGCTGCATCCGGCGGCATAGCGTCCTTTGATCCGAACCGTCCGTTCCCGGGAATCGGAGTCTCTGAAACTGCAGCCCTTTCGACCGGAGTCGATTCGACGCCGATGGTCCGAACGAACGGATCGGGTTCTATGACTGTAACCGGCTGATCTCCAGGAATGATGTCGCCCGACATCCAATTCAACGCTGCAAAAAGAATCAACCCGGCCGCCGGCGCGCCAAGCGTCACGAACCAGCGGAACCCGCGACGCGATCCGTCAGGCTTCTCCGACGCAATTCGCGCTTTGACACGCGTGCCGAAGTCGGTCGGCGTTTCAACTCGATCGAGCGACCGCAGCAGTTGGCCGAGTCTTTCTTCCTCGTCAGTTTGTCGGAATTCACTTTCCATCAGTCCAGATAATTCTTCAGCTTTTCGCGCAACAAAGCACGGGCGCGGCTGATCCGCGATTTCGTCGTTCCGAGACCAAGACCCAGGACGGCCGCGACATCCTCGTAACTCAACTCCTGAACCTCGCGCAAGACGATCGGCGCACGGTATTTGTCCGGCAGTGCCGTGATCGCTTTCTCGATCGCGCGTTTTCGCTCGGCGTCAAGCAAGTTCCCGTCCGGTAGCGCCCGCTGATCCACCGGGTGGAGTTCCCCGCCGTCCTCTTCGTCGTTCTGAAAAAACGTCGCCAGCGACATCAGCTTGCGCCGTCGTCTGCGCCGGATCTCCGAGATCGCGAGATTCGTCGCGATGCGGTAGATATAGGTCGAAAACGCGTAATCGGTATGGTAACGGTCGAGCGCGAAATAGACGCGAACGAACGATTCCTGCGCCAGATCGACCGCTTCTTCATAGTCGCCGAGCATTCGGAACAGATAATTTGTCAATGGGTTGCGATACCGTTCGACGATCTCTCCAAACGCCGATTCGTCACCGTTCTTTACAACTTCGATCAGTTGATGGTCGGACAGAGTTTTAACAGACACGGGTTCGCGGACCCCCGTGTTTGTTTTTTCGAATCTGTCGAACGCCATACATTCATACTTTTTACAACAGAAAGACGATCGAAACAAAACTCGTCTGACCTAATGCCCTCACGCGCGCGCGAACGATTTGGTTCCAAAAACTTTGCGGCTGCGTCAATCGACTGCTTTGACCGTCAAGAATAGAAAGATCATTTCGCCCGCGTTCTCACCGGCGATACTTGCGACCAACGTCGGTTCGGCTTCAGGGAGCCTGAATCGCGAACTGTTGACTCCGTACCATTCGTAGAGCGCCGAACGCTCGGCGCCGGGTTTTTCGGACGGCGATCCGAGCGGAACGCGGTACCCGGCTCTGAAACCGTCGATCGTGACGGACGTACTGCCCTCGCCGGAGCGACGGATGTTTCGGATTCCCCATTCAAAAAAACTCATCCAACGTTCGCCGGGCGCTCCGGGGCTCTGCGGCCCCTTGTATTCGACCGCGTTCGATGTTCGTTCGATGTAAGTTGCCCGAAGCCTAAAATCCAAAGGATCATAGGTCGATTTGAGCTTTTTGACGGCATTCGAAAGGTTCGACGGAACTTCCGTTCGACCGTCTTTGGCGGCGACTACGATTTGAAGAAAAACCTCGAACGACGTTTCGGCCGGCTGTTTCGTTTCGGGTTGCGCAAACGCGCTTGAAACGCCGAGCGTGATCAACAGGAAAACCGTCTTGATCAGAATTACTTGTCTTTTCATATTTTGCTCCCCGTTTTATTCCACCTTCCGAAGCCGGTTTTGTTTCAAAATTATCGCAAACGCAAAAAAGCCGCCGGCTGATCGCCGACGGCCTTTGATTCTTGCGAGTAACTCCTTAGCTTTCCTGGAACAAGGTTTCCCCGATCTTCTGCCCGAACGTCACCGTTCCGATCTCGGTTTCTTCAACTTCGCGCTCATTCGCCCAGAGCACAGACCGGTACGGCACGAGCGTTCCCTGCGCGTAATTATAATCGTAGAATTTGCGCTTGAATTTGACGCTCTCCGACTCGTATTCGAGCATCATCACGCGCAGGGACTTAACCGAAACGTAAAAT
Coding sequences:
- a CDS encoding sigma-70 family RNA polymerase sigma factor, whose amino-acid sequence is MAFDRFEKTNTGVREPVSVKTLSDHQLIEVVKNGDESAFGEIVERYRNPLTNYLFRMLGDYEEAVDLAQESFVRVYFALDRYHTDYAFSTYIYRIATNLAISEIRRRRRRKLMSLATFFQNDEEDGGELHPVDQRALPDGNLLDAERKRAIEKAITALPDKYRAPIVLREVQELSYEDVAAVLGLGLGTTKSRISRARALLREKLKNYLD
- a CDS encoding tRNA-dihydrouridine synthase gives rise to the protein MAGVTDYTFRRLIKRRGGVGLVVSEFISVEGLTRHNPKSKRQMRFDEEERPYAVQIFGGQPERMRLGAEMAEEVGADILDVNCGCPAPKVVKHGGGSGLLRDLSRLEIILKEIKRSITIPLTLKMRVGYSDSTINAVEVAKMAVDCGVEHIQVHGRTKEQGYKGLADWELIRAVKDAVSVPVSGNGDITTIDYGMKKWDESGVDGVLIGRGAMQNPWIFRQFADVIAGREPYQPDLAEKKLVLLEFFEMLREEMPEIVALGKMKQLAGQFTKGLVGGAQFRQTLYHSHSSEEILDNITTYFETLQARQTFGDGVTEADRDLEILSCETFAGDSSQSAANV
- a CDS encoding NAD(P)H-dependent oxidoreductase, yielding MSYQPKILAFAGALRRDSTNKKAVLTAVEGARRAGAEVTYIDFREFPVPLYDGDLETAEGLPENVIRLQELMLAHDGFLISSPEYNSGISGTLKTYIDWTSRPHGELKAGACYGGKAVALMSASPGALGGIRALPSVRSILGTMGVHVLPEDFCVGRSHEAFDENGRAKDDFVRGKLEGLGRDLTEFLIKLHG
- a CDS encoding gamma carbonic anhydrase family protein, which encodes MIRSFKKLNPKIDASAFIAENAVIIGDVEIGANASIWYNCVLRGDVNFIRIGDGTNIQDGTVIHVSRGPKFPTIIESDVTVGHAATIHGCHIESGCLIGIGAIVLDGARIGRNSLIAAGSLVTPNTVIPERSFVVGSPARVKRQVSEEELEKMSENCVNYQKLCTVYREIS
- a CDS encoding acyloxyacyl hydrolase, encoding MRRIQFLFFILALLAGTVLSQERSERGKNEFTVWGGVSPDSTNGFLFAGKTPDVRFAVIGFRYSRRFNNSRYLNLKYTADVFPVAFLSYPDSEADLSAPAKKRDTRPLRTAIGIQPFGIQLNLRPRKAIRPFARASAGFMYVNKRTPNYVGTRFEFTASFGGGIEIGLKKGRAISVGYSYFHISNGYRGDENPGFDNNLFWIGYTFRSM